A single genomic interval of Terriglobus albidus harbors:
- a CDS encoding sulfatase-like hydrolase/transferase: MNRRQFVGLSGGTVMGSILHAGASTNASAEALDEAAQTASGMSMKRPNLILFMPDEMRADSLACYGNSVTKTPNLDKLAAGGSLFKNCHVQFPVCGASRCSMLTGWPTSVRGHRSLYYFLRPEEPNLFRYLREAGYDVFWFGKNDALAAQSFASSVTYWEQGTDGRSPGATRPTDLTPGSLSMLYGPAGDRRQTSDYRLLSEAMRILERKESTKPFCIFLPLIQPHPPYTIPEDFYNMYNPSSLPALVPPGLQKKPDFHEGIRERYGLKKLSDTEFRKIRAVYYGQVSYSDWLLGELLEKLERSGRSKDTALFVMSDHGDYAGDYGLVEKWPSGLEDCLTHIPLIARVPGAKPGVVSDGMVELYDIMQTCIDLAGTQTNHTHFSRSMLPVMEGGSADKERAAFAEGGYNVYEPQCFEPGGAGGGPYAGKIGLQNEQPVMVSRSAMVRTQTHKLILRPQGQSELYSYRDDPREEHNLYGDRGTSAVEAELTMKLLKQFINTTGIAPMDKDPRDAPPFYPTRTDLPAASWQAKILD, from the coding sequence TTGAATCGCAGACAGTTTGTGGGTCTTTCCGGTGGAACAGTGATGGGGAGCATCTTGCATGCGGGAGCTAGCACGAATGCGTCTGCCGAGGCATTGGATGAGGCTGCCCAGACGGCTTCAGGCATGTCGATGAAACGTCCGAACCTCATCCTCTTTATGCCGGATGAGATGCGTGCCGACAGCCTTGCCTGCTATGGGAACTCCGTTACCAAGACACCGAACCTCGACAAGCTGGCAGCGGGCGGATCACTCTTCAAAAATTGCCATGTGCAGTTCCCCGTCTGCGGCGCCTCGCGTTGCAGCATGCTTACCGGGTGGCCGACAAGCGTACGAGGACACCGCAGCCTCTACTACTTTCTACGGCCCGAAGAACCGAACCTGTTCCGCTATCTTCGTGAGGCGGGTTATGACGTCTTCTGGTTTGGAAAGAACGATGCACTTGCGGCCCAGAGCTTTGCTTCAAGCGTGACGTACTGGGAGCAAGGGACAGACGGACGCTCCCCGGGGGCAACACGGCCAACCGATCTGACTCCGGGATCGCTTTCGATGCTCTACGGACCGGCAGGCGACAGGCGGCAGACCAGCGACTATCGCCTGCTTTCAGAAGCGATGCGCATACTTGAACGGAAAGAATCGACGAAGCCCTTCTGCATCTTTCTGCCGCTGATCCAGCCTCACCCGCCGTACACCATTCCGGAAGACTTCTACAACATGTACAACCCGTCTTCCCTGCCCGCCCTGGTACCCCCAGGACTTCAGAAGAAACCGGATTTTCACGAGGGCATTCGCGAACGTTATGGATTGAAGAAGCTCTCTGATACGGAGTTCCGGAAGATCCGCGCCGTGTATTACGGGCAGGTGAGCTACAGCGACTGGCTGCTCGGAGAGCTTCTGGAGAAACTGGAGCGCAGCGGTCGAAGCAAGGATACGGCTCTCTTTGTGATGTCGGACCATGGCGACTATGCCGGCGATTATGGGCTGGTCGAAAAATGGCCGAGCGGGCTTGAGGATTGCCTGACCCATATCCCACTCATCGCCAGGGTTCCCGGGGCGAAGCCAGGCGTGGTGTCAGACGGCATGGTCGAGTTGTACGACATCATGCAGACCTGTATCGACCTGGCAGGCACGCAAACGAACCACACCCACTTCTCTCGCAGCATGCTGCCGGTGATGGAAGGCGGCAGCGCCGACAAAGAACGAGCGGCCTTCGCCGAGGGAGGCTACAACGTGTATGAGCCGCAGTGCTTCGAGCCTGGAGGAGCCGGCGGCGGACCATACGCCGGAAAGATCGGCCTGCAGAATGAGCAACCGGTGATGGTCTCGCGTTCCGCCATGGTCCGAACGCAGACGCATAAGCTCATCCTCCGGCCACAGGGACAATCGGAGCTCTATAGCTATCGCGACGACCCGCGCGAAGAACACAACCTGTATGGCGATCGAGGAACTTCGGCGGTTGAAGCTGAGCTCACAATGAAGCTGCTCAAGCAGTTCATCAACACCACGGGTATTGCTCCCATGGATAAGGACCCGCGCGACGCTCCGCCGTTCTATCCGACCCGTACCGATCTTCCCGCCGCCAGTTGGCAGGCGAAGATTCTTGACTGA
- the bglX gene encoding beta-glucosidase BglX: MKYQTIRSLLAAALLASWLPLCGQTSATPEQRANLLLSKMSVDEKVGQLNQVFDFSGLPGMPAPAQKLEDQVRQGQIGSILFVTDPKRINALQKIAVSEGAHIPILFGFDVIHGFDTEFPVPVGMAASWDPEMARKAQSVAAEEAVHAGVRWTFAPMLDIARDPRWGRISEGAGEDPYLGAAMARAQVKGFQGEPGQPLRFAATLKHFAGYGAAEGGRDYDASYIPEELLQNVYLRPFQAGVEAGAKSVMSAYMDLNDVPATGNTHLLREILRDQMKFNGFVVSDANAVGDLYTHGFSSDAKDAAFRAAVAGVNMDMGSGTYLKNLKQLVTEGKVSATALDDLVRPILATKFALGLFDSPYADGDESTHAVMLAKHRDLARVAAARSAVLLRNEGGVLPLAKTTRRIAVIGPLGDSQYDMNGPWSLTAKPADTVTIVAGIRNKLPGADVRFAQGVQLRKQFPSMFDGLIGPKPEAEWDADKAEATMKEALSLANDSDVVVLALGESALMDFEYASRSSLALPGRQQELLEKIVATGKPVVLLLFSTRPLDVTWASQHVSAIMDCYFGGTETGNAVADLLFGDVSPAGKLPVTWPRNAGQIPIYYAHNLSHKPYGAPDFTSRYWDLPTEPLYPFGFGLSYASFEISNLRLSKKEIHTKDPVTAVVTVKNAGKVKADEVVQLYLHQKSGSASRPVRELKGFQRITLAPGESRDVSFVVGAAERTYWSSATHGWTLDASEFDVWAGDSSTASLHDTFSVVQ, encoded by the coding sequence GTGAAATATCAGACGATTCGATCTTTGCTTGCAGCAGCTTTATTGGCGTCGTGGCTGCCACTTTGCGGCCAGACATCCGCTACACCGGAACAGCGGGCCAATCTTCTTCTCTCCAAGATGTCGGTTGACGAGAAGGTCGGCCAGTTGAACCAGGTCTTCGATTTCTCGGGACTGCCGGGAATGCCTGCGCCTGCGCAGAAGCTGGAAGATCAGGTTCGCCAGGGGCAGATTGGCTCCATCCTTTTTGTCACTGATCCGAAACGCATCAATGCCCTCCAGAAGATCGCCGTGTCGGAGGGCGCGCATATTCCTATCCTCTTCGGCTTCGACGTGATTCATGGCTTCGACACCGAGTTTCCGGTTCCAGTGGGCATGGCTGCCTCTTGGGATCCGGAGATGGCTCGCAAAGCTCAGTCGGTGGCGGCAGAGGAAGCCGTACACGCGGGTGTGCGGTGGACCTTTGCTCCGATGCTCGATATTGCGCGTGATCCCCGCTGGGGACGGATCTCCGAGGGAGCAGGCGAAGATCCATATCTCGGAGCCGCGATGGCGCGGGCACAGGTGAAAGGGTTCCAGGGAGAGCCCGGTCAGCCGCTCCGCTTTGCAGCCACGCTGAAACACTTTGCCGGATATGGAGCCGCGGAGGGCGGACGAGATTACGATGCCTCCTACATTCCGGAAGAGCTGCTGCAAAACGTCTATCTGCGTCCCTTCCAGGCGGGAGTTGAAGCGGGCGCGAAGAGCGTGATGAGCGCCTACATGGATCTCAACGATGTTCCGGCAACTGGAAATACGCATCTACTGCGAGAGATCCTCCGCGACCAGATGAAGTTCAACGGATTTGTCGTCAGCGATGCGAATGCTGTCGGCGACCTGTATACCCATGGCTTCAGCAGCGATGCCAAGGACGCCGCATTTCGCGCCGCGGTCGCCGGCGTGAATATGGATATGGGAAGCGGCACGTATCTGAAGAACCTGAAGCAGCTTGTTACCGAAGGGAAGGTCTCGGCGACGGCGCTGGACGATCTGGTGCGCCCGATCCTTGCAACGAAGTTCGCTTTGGGATTGTTTGATAGCCCTTACGCGGATGGCGATGAGTCCACGCACGCGGTCATGCTGGCAAAGCATCGTGACCTTGCGCGCGTAGCAGCGGCGAGGAGCGCAGTGCTGCTACGGAATGAAGGTGGAGTTCTTCCTCTCGCGAAGACTACTCGCCGTATCGCAGTCATTGGCCCGCTTGGGGACTCGCAGTATGACATGAACGGTCCGTGGAGCCTGACCGCCAAACCCGCCGACACCGTCACGATTGTGGCGGGAATCCGGAACAAGCTGCCCGGTGCTGACGTGCGCTTTGCCCAGGGGGTTCAGCTGCGCAAGCAGTTCCCTTCGATGTTCGATGGCCTGATCGGACCGAAGCCGGAGGCGGAGTGGGACGCAGATAAGGCAGAGGCAACGATGAAGGAAGCCCTCTCCCTGGCCAACGATTCGGATGTTGTTGTGCTCGCGCTGGGAGAGTCGGCGCTCATGGACTTCGAGTATGCCTCTCGTTCTTCCTTGGCATTGCCTGGACGCCAGCAGGAGCTGCTGGAGAAGATAGTGGCAACGGGCAAGCCGGTTGTCCTGCTGCTCTTCAGCACGCGGCCGCTCGATGTGACGTGGGCCTCACAGCATGTCTCCGCAATCATGGACTGCTACTTCGGCGGCACGGAGACAGGAAACGCCGTCGCCGATCTTCTCTTCGGTGATGTCTCGCCTGCGGGGAAGCTGCCTGTAACGTGGCCGCGAAATGCCGGCCAGATTCCGATCTATTACGCCCACAACCTCTCACACAAACCATATGGCGCTCCTGATTTCACCTCGCGCTACTGGGACCTTCCGACCGAGCCGCTCTATCCCTTCGGGTTTGGTTTGAGCTATGCAAGCTTTGAGATCTCCAATCTGCGGCTGAGCAAGAAAGAGATCCACACGAAAGATCCGGTAACAGCAGTAGTGACCGTAAAGAATGCCGGCAAGGTGAAAGCGGATGAGGTCGTCCAGCTCTATCTCCATCAGAAGTCTGGAAGCGCATCTCGTCCGGTGCGGGAGCTGAAGGGATTCCAGCGCATCACGCTGGCACCGGGTGAATCGCGCGATGTCAGCTTTGTTGTAGGGGCGGCGGAGCGGACCTACTGGTCTTCCGCTACCCATGGCTGGACGCTTGACGCGTCGGAATTCGATGTATGGGCCGGTGACAGCTCGACCGCCTCGCTGCATGACACGTTTTCCGTCGTGCAGTAG
- a CDS encoding arylsulfatase: protein MTTCVGLGASATLIHAQPQRTPQTAAKKPNIVVIALDDVGFADLGCYGSEIATPSIDSIAKHGVRYTNFQTKAICSPTRAALLTGRNNQTVGMEDLPDQARPGAPPRSTGIIPANAEMLSEALRSAGYATFAVGKWHLTPRYQDGKPGNNSTMPLQRGFDLFYGYKMGWTDQYHPELFDGNSPVPDPYHPGYYLAEDLAEHAVSAMKKSQAEHPEKPMFLYLAFTFAHTPLQAPKEYIDHYKEIYQKGWDVIREERFARQKKMGIIPADVKLPPREAGDPSWNSLTDQQKRVYARFMATYAGYIEHGDAQIGKVLAYLKVAGIDKNTVVVLFSDNGAASESKTGSFHHAYLDQTSLADMDAHLDELGGPTTQPLYQRPWAYAGGTPFRRYKLWPYFGGTRTPMMIDYPGHIRDAGSFRGQMVDAIDVAPTLLQIAGTQFHKTVNGVEQIPVAGKSFLATITSAGAAAPRSVQFFEMRGNRAILSGDWRAVAMHKMNTPFDQDRWQLFNVKDDPTESTDLAQEYPKKLQEMKDLWQKEAEKYGDLPMKETQFSRGFADAFLD, encoded by the coding sequence ATGACGACGTGTGTCGGACTGGGTGCTTCCGCGACACTTATCCATGCTCAGCCACAACGGACACCACAGACCGCCGCCAAGAAGCCCAACATTGTCGTCATCGCCCTGGACGATGTGGGCTTTGCCGATCTGGGCTGCTACGGATCGGAGATCGCGACTCCATCGATCGACAGCATCGCGAAGCATGGGGTCCGCTATACCAACTTCCAGACCAAGGCGATCTGCTCACCGACGCGGGCGGCATTACTTACCGGCCGCAATAACCAAACAGTTGGAATGGAGGATCTTCCGGATCAGGCCAGGCCCGGGGCTCCGCCGCGCTCGACCGGAATTATTCCGGCAAACGCCGAGATGCTCTCCGAAGCTCTTCGCAGTGCCGGTTACGCGACCTTTGCGGTAGGAAAGTGGCACCTTACGCCTCGCTATCAGGACGGTAAGCCGGGTAATAACTCGACGATGCCCCTGCAGCGGGGGTTCGATTTGTTCTACGGATACAAGATGGGATGGACGGACCAGTATCATCCGGAGTTGTTCGACGGAAATTCTCCGGTTCCTGATCCTTACCATCCGGGCTACTACCTCGCCGAGGATCTGGCCGAGCACGCCGTCTCTGCCATGAAGAAGAGCCAGGCCGAGCATCCGGAGAAGCCGATGTTTCTCTACCTGGCCTTCACCTTTGCGCACACTCCGCTGCAGGCGCCAAAGGAGTACATCGATCACTACAAGGAGATATATCAGAAGGGGTGGGATGTGATTCGCGAAGAGCGTTTCGCACGGCAGAAGAAGATGGGTATTATTCCAGCGGATGTGAAGTTGCCGCCAAGAGAGGCCGGTGATCCATCATGGAATTCGCTCACCGATCAACAAAAGCGTGTGTACGCGCGGTTCATGGCGACCTACGCGGGCTACATCGAACATGGCGACGCCCAGATCGGCAAAGTGCTGGCCTATCTGAAAGTGGCAGGCATCGACAAAAACACGGTGGTTGTCCTGTTCTCCGACAATGGCGCCGCGAGCGAGTCGAAGACCGGATCGTTCCATCACGCGTATCTCGATCAGACGTCACTGGCGGATATGGATGCTCATCTGGATGAGCTGGGCGGACCGACGACGCAACCTCTCTATCAGAGACCATGGGCGTATGCCGGCGGGACGCCGTTCCGGCGCTACAAGCTGTGGCCATACTTCGGCGGAACCCGGACTCCGATGATGATCGATTATCCAGGACATATCAGGGATGCGGGCTCCTTTCGAGGGCAGATGGTCGATGCGATTGATGTCGCGCCGACGCTGTTGCAGATTGCGGGGACACAGTTCCACAAGACCGTAAATGGAGTCGAGCAGATTCCTGTGGCCGGAAAGTCCTTTCTGGCAACGATCACGAGCGCGGGCGCTGCGGCGCCACGAAGCGTGCAGTTCTTCGAGATGCGTGGCAACCGTGCCATTCTTTCAGGCGACTGGCGCGCGGTGGCGATGCATAAGATGAATACGCCCTTCGATCAGGATCGCTGGCAGTTGTTCAACGTCAAAGACGACCCAACCGAATCGACGGATCTTGCGCAGGAGTATCCGAAGAAGCTGCAGGAGATGAAGGATCTGTGGCAGAAGGAAGCCGAAAAGTATGGTGACCTTCCCATGAAAGAGACACAGTTCAGCAGAGGCTTTGCCGACGCGTTTTTAGATTGA
- a CDS encoding TonB-dependent receptor, whose translation MTRLLRTGLVAWLLSFTLSLMAQVTTADLLGTVQDVTGAGVVGAKVTVTNLQTKDTRSVVTSETGDYTFTLLNPGEYSVTIEATGFKTYHVGAVQLAAGDRARVNGKLDIGAASDTVTVEAGTPALQTDSSAIVSGLTEKAVQDLPLNGRNFINLAQLSPGATEGPPNGLTSGTRPGDRRASVSISVNGQSDVINNQLIDGIDNNERMVGTIAVRPSVEAIAEVRLQTNAFTAEVGRTAGSVINIITKSGTNAFHGTLFEFFRNDKLNAYPFQFGARNAKPELRQNQYGGSFGGPILRNKTFFFGDYEGFRLVQGNAPTTLTVPTAYQHNHPGDFTDVGGPLITSPDPLGIAYLGLYPLPNVGANQYVGSRNRIQNTYTTDLRIDHQMNQSNFFFGRLSYNNAYTLTPGIFPLAKFAGITVDPGGNAGTFPGPAQDNAFGAQFNYVHVFSPAVTNELKMAYSHVLLLSNPLNNGTNPNQAAGQPNINIDDNTSGLAPVTVTGGAGLGGGGVFVPVLDKDHNYAVSESLSYIKGKHSIKTGVALVYRRASNFQSASGQGTWTFASYQALAQGIFTSVSRSNVLVSPHYRMWEWSAFAQDDWHATEKLTLNMGLRWDRYSPFTEAKGLIANFDPYQVAIQVAGVNGVSNSAGVKNDWFDFAPRFGFAYTIGKGTVLRGGFGLSFFVNNYNSTASLQNIPFVATFGPCSSTTCASPYTRLANGLPLPVAQSITNPTGSIGNAVDPNFRSTYIEQSNLTLQHDFAGNVVTASYVGMFGRHVRRNFPDIDAPPPNTSSTPNTLRPFYSQLPNLTGVGMVRTDGSSSYNALQLSFERRTKKGLTMGGNYVWAHGLDNAPGNSGNGSAFGPYPGQANVIDYGNSDLDLRHRVVFTMNYDLPFARNAKGMEGMLFGGWALNILNVWGTGMTYDISNGGTNVSNTRPGLTGGDRPNVIANPQVATPGIQQFFNTAAFQRQATGTLGQPLGYATQLVNATVGPLYERRNLLYGPHQRHLDASLFKNVKMHENVTLQLRAEMFNVSNTTNFSTPNSSFVTTAAAPTVQTNVNFGKLTSTVPSYNPRLVQFAAKLIF comes from the coding sequence ATGACGCGACTTCTCAGGACAGGTCTGGTTGCATGGCTCCTGTCCTTCACGCTCTCCCTGATGGCCCAGGTCACCACAGCGGACCTTCTGGGGACCGTTCAGGACGTAACCGGGGCTGGTGTCGTCGGGGCCAAGGTTACGGTCACTAATCTTCAGACCAAGGACACCCGCTCGGTCGTGACCTCGGAGACCGGGGACTACACCTTTACCCTGCTTAACCCGGGCGAGTATTCGGTCACCATCGAGGCGACCGGATTCAAGACCTATCATGTGGGAGCGGTTCAACTAGCTGCCGGCGACCGCGCCCGCGTTAACGGCAAGTTAGACATCGGTGCGGCCTCAGACACAGTTACCGTGGAGGCCGGCACACCTGCGCTGCAGACCGATAGCTCAGCGATCGTAAGCGGCCTTACGGAAAAAGCTGTGCAGGATCTGCCGCTGAACGGACGCAACTTTATCAACCTGGCACAGCTTTCACCGGGAGCCACCGAAGGACCTCCAAACGGCCTGACCAGCGGAACACGTCCGGGAGATCGCCGTGCCTCCGTGTCGATCTCGGTCAACGGGCAGTCGGACGTGATCAACAACCAACTGATTGACGGTATCGACAACAATGAACGGATGGTAGGCACCATTGCTGTGCGTCCTTCCGTCGAGGCCATCGCCGAAGTACGCCTGCAGACAAATGCCTTTACGGCTGAGGTTGGCAGAACCGCAGGCAGCGTGATCAACATCATCACCAAGAGCGGGACGAATGCCTTCCACGGAACGCTCTTCGAGTTCTTCCGCAACGATAAGTTGAACGCCTATCCCTTTCAGTTCGGGGCAAGGAACGCGAAGCCGGAGCTTCGTCAGAACCAATATGGCGGCAGTTTTGGCGGCCCCATCCTGAGGAATAAGACCTTCTTCTTTGGCGATTACGAAGGGTTCAGGCTGGTGCAGGGCAATGCTCCAACCACCCTGACCGTACCCACCGCCTATCAGCACAATCACCCTGGAGACTTTACGGATGTGGGTGGCCCGCTCATCACGAGCCCTGATCCGCTCGGCATCGCCTACCTCGGCCTATATCCGTTGCCGAACGTCGGCGCCAACCAGTATGTCGGTAGCCGCAACCGCATCCAGAACACCTATACGACCGATCTGCGGATCGATCACCAGATGAACCAGAGCAACTTCTTCTTTGGCCGTCTGAGCTACAACAACGCCTACACACTCACGCCTGGCATCTTCCCGCTGGCCAAGTTTGCAGGCATTACGGTCGATCCCGGCGGTAATGCCGGCACTTTCCCCGGCCCAGCGCAGGACAACGCCTTCGGAGCACAGTTCAACTATGTGCATGTCTTCAGCCCGGCGGTAACGAATGAGCTGAAGATGGCATACTCGCACGTCCTGCTGTTATCGAATCCCCTGAACAACGGGACCAATCCGAATCAAGCAGCGGGGCAACCCAACATCAATATTGACGACAATACCTCCGGTCTGGCGCCGGTAACAGTGACAGGCGGCGCGGGTCTGGGCGGTGGCGGTGTCTTCGTTCCCGTCCTGGACAAGGACCACAACTACGCCGTCAGCGAGAGCCTGTCGTATATCAAGGGGAAACACTCGATCAAGACTGGCGTTGCACTGGTCTATCGCCGCGCTTCCAACTTCCAGAGCGCTTCGGGACAAGGAACGTGGACCTTTGCCAGTTACCAGGCGCTGGCACAGGGCATCTTCACCTCGGTCTCGCGCAGCAACGTACTCGTCTCGCCGCACTATCGTATGTGGGAGTGGTCTGCATTTGCGCAGGATGACTGGCACGCCACGGAAAAGCTGACACTGAACATGGGCCTTCGCTGGGATCGGTACAGTCCCTTCACAGAAGCAAAAGGTCTGATCGCAAACTTTGATCCGTATCAGGTTGCGATTCAGGTCGCTGGCGTCAATGGAGTGTCGAACAGCGCCGGCGTCAAGAACGATTGGTTCGACTTTGCGCCGCGTTTTGGCTTCGCGTACACCATCGGCAAGGGGACAGTGCTGCGCGGAGGCTTCGGCCTGAGCTTCTTCGTCAACAACTACAACTCAACCGCCAGCCTGCAGAACATTCCCTTCGTGGCAACCTTCGGGCCGTGCTCATCCACGACCTGCGCTTCGCCCTATACGCGTCTCGCAAACGGTCTGCCTCTGCCCGTGGCTCAGTCGATTACCAATCCAACGGGATCGATTGGCAACGCGGTCGATCCAAACTTCCGCTCGACCTATATTGAACAGAGCAATCTGACGCTGCAGCATGACTTTGCCGGAAACGTAGTGACAGCATCGTATGTAGGTATGTTCGGACGCCATGTGCGCCGTAACTTCCCCGACATCGATGCGCCTCCACCGAACACCTCATCCACGCCGAATACGCTACGCCCCTTCTACTCCCAGCTTCCGAACCTCACCGGGGTCGGCATGGTGCGGACGGATGGCTCATCCAGTTACAACGCACTCCAGTTATCGTTCGAGCGCCGCACGAAGAAAGGTCTGACGATGGGAGGCAACTATGTCTGGGCTCATGGCCTGGACAATGCTCCCGGCAACAGCGGCAACGGCAGCGCCTTCGGACCGTATCCGGGCCAGGCGAACGTGATCGACTACGGCAACTCAGACCTGGATCTGCGTCACCGTGTTGTCTTCACCATGAACTATGACCTTCCCTTTGCTCGCAATGCTAAGGGGATGGAAGGCATGCTGTTCGGCGGATGGGCTCTCAACATCCTGAACGTCTGGGGGACGGGCATGACGTATGACATCAGCAATGGTGGAACGAACGTCTCGAATACACGTCCGGGCCTGACCGGAGGCGATCGTCCGAATGTGATTGCCAACCCGCAAGTGGCAACTCCGGGAATTCAGCAGTTCTTCAATACCGCGGCATTTCAGCGGCAGGCCACCGGTACGCTTGGCCAGCCGTTGGGATATGCGACACAGCTTGTGAACGCAACCGTCGGTCCCCTGTACGAACGCCGTAACCTGCTCTATGGGCCGCATCAGCGCCATCTCGATGCATCGTTATTCAAGAACGTGAAGATGCACGAGAACGTCACGCTGCAGTTGCGGGCGGAGATGTTCAACGTCTCAAACACGACGAACTTCTCGACACCGAACTCTTCGTTTGTGACCACGGCCGCTGCGCCAACGGTGCAGACGAACGTGAACTTCGGAAAGCTTACGTCGACGGTGCCTTCTTACAATCCGCGGCTGGTTCAGTTCGCAGCCAAGCTGATCTTCTAA
- a CDS encoding NAD(P)-dependent oxidoreductase produces MRVVILGATGGTGMELIRQSLAAGHAVTAFVRKPEPLRTFYGRIDLRTGDLLHQETMARVLEGHDAVLSGFGPRVPIAKSDEHLLRDFATVLTGAMQQSGVRRAVLISTAFLFKDSVFPPTYLLGRMLFPSVVKDSAELESIVQSSGLDWTIVRPPQLTDRPRTGRYRERIGHLPRFGFKISRADVADYFVKALPKESLVQTIVGISN; encoded by the coding sequence GTGAGAGTTGTCATTCTAGGCGCCACAGGCGGCACCGGCATGGAGTTGATCAGGCAGTCGCTTGCAGCCGGCCATGCCGTAACAGCGTTTGTCCGCAAGCCCGAACCTCTCAGAACGTTTTATGGACGGATCGATCTTCGTACCGGAGACCTGTTGCACCAGGAGACCATGGCCCGGGTACTCGAAGGACACGATGCCGTTCTCTCCGGCTTTGGGCCGCGGGTGCCGATTGCGAAGTCGGACGAACATCTGCTCAGAGACTTCGCGACCGTATTGACTGGAGCGATGCAGCAAAGCGGCGTACGGCGGGCCGTACTTATCTCGACCGCATTCCTGTTCAAAGACTCGGTCTTTCCACCTACCTATCTGCTCGGCAGGATGCTCTTTCCATCGGTTGTGAAAGATTCCGCAGAACTGGAGTCGATTGTTCAGAGCAGTGGACTCGACTGGACGATCGTACGGCCACCCCAACTTACCGACCGTCCCCGAACCGGAAGATATCGCGAGCGGATTGGCCATCTGCCACGATTCGGCTTCAAGATATCGCGAGCTGATGTCGCTGACTATTTTGTGAAAGCCCTGCCGAAGGAGTCGCTTGTGCAAACGATTGTGGGTATCAGTAACTAG
- a CDS encoding RNA polymerase sigma-70 factor → MSGHQIPGPEESRSDAEDSIRLGMFDQYRSLLFSIAYRMLGSVADAEDMLQETFLRWHAAGEEDIRSPRAYLVTILSRLCINHLQSAQVQREEYTGMWLPEPIVTDPGSDPFHLIRVDESLSMAFLVLLERLTPIERAVFLLKEVFEYEHGEIAAIVGQSEVNCRQILKRAKQHVATLRPRFAAARPDHGALLESFLKAVGTGEMTDLLSLLTEDVVLRSDGGGKAAAVPNAVQGADKVGRGILGGMQRFVPKTLVQRLARINGEPGLVTYFNGEPYSVVTIEVRDNRISSIYVITNPDKLKHLPPLK, encoded by the coding sequence ATGAGCGGCCATCAGATACCGGGACCAGAAGAATCACGGAGTGATGCTGAGGACTCCATACGGCTCGGAATGTTCGATCAGTACCGCAGCCTTCTCTTCTCCATCGCCTATCGCATGCTGGGAAGCGTTGCCGATGCGGAAGACATGCTGCAGGAGACGTTCCTGCGATGGCATGCCGCCGGCGAAGAGGATATCCGCTCGCCGAGGGCTTACCTTGTCACTATTCTGAGCCGGCTTTGCATCAATCATCTGCAATCGGCACAAGTACAGCGGGAGGAGTACACGGGCATGTGGCTCCCGGAGCCGATCGTCACCGATCCGGGCAGCGATCCCTTCCACCTCATCCGCGTGGATGAGTCGCTCTCGATGGCCTTCCTGGTCTTACTGGAACGCCTCACACCGATTGAGCGGGCCGTCTTTCTGCTGAAAGAGGTCTTCGAATACGAGCACGGCGAGATCGCAGCGATCGTCGGTCAGAGTGAGGTCAACTGCCGGCAGATTCTGAAACGGGCCAAACAGCATGTTGCGACATTGCGGCCCCGCTTTGCGGCTGCCCGGCCAGATCATGGCGCCCTGCTGGAAAGCTTTCTAAAAGCAGTTGGCACCGGTGAGATGACAGACCTGCTCAGCCTGCTGACCGAGGATGTGGTCCTGAGATCGGACGGCGGAGGCAAGGCAGCGGCTGTCCCCAATGCAGTTCAGGGCGCCGACAAGGTTGGAAGAGGCATTCTGGGCGGCATGCAGCGCTTTGTCCCAAAGACACTGGTCCAGCGGCTTGCGCGCATCAATGGAGAGCCCGGCCTGGTGACGTATTTCAATGGAGAACCATATTCCGTGGTGACCATCGAAGTGCGGGACAACCGCATTTCGTCGATCTACGTCATCACCAATCCTGACAAGCTCAAACATCTGCCGCCGCTGAAGTAG